A section of the Ruania halotolerans genome encodes:
- the gltB gene encoding glutamate synthase large subunit codes for MNRTPQGVSPYRRFSAAPAKHGLYDPAQDRDACGVAFVATMRGTPGRDIVDAALKALANLDHRGAVGAEENSGDGAGILTQVPDAFVRDVVDAELPAAGHYAIGLGFLPRGAAEEAEAERIVGEIAVEEGLEVLAWRDVPVTPGLVGQMARDCMPTFRQLVVAAPDRELAGELLDRRAYRLRKRAEHSAGVYFASLSSRTLVYKGMLTTGQLEPFFPDLSDPRFASEIGLVHSRFSTNTFPSWPLAHPFRMVAHNGEINTVRGNRNWMAAREGTLASETLGDMTPLLPICDEEQSDSASFDEVLELLHLGGRSLPHAVLMMIPEAWENHASMDAKRRAFYEYNSTIMEPWDGPAAMCFTDGRYIGAVLDRNGLRPGRYWITEDGLVVLASEAGVLDIEPAKVARKGRLSPGKMFLVDTGSGRVVEDAQIKGELSDAYPYSQWLEDNLVRLEDLPDREHVAHSRNSVLRRQQTFGYTEEELRILLRPIAATGAEALGSMGTDTPIAVLSSRPRMLFDYFIQMFAQVTNPPLDAIREELVTSLGGAIGPEPNLLLDTPDHARKLIVPFPTIDNDELAKIKHIQRTRGPGKDFQAVTISGLYRVAGGAEALEARLEEIFAEVDSAIEHGASFIVLSDRESTSEWAPIPSLLLTAAVHHHTIRQQTRTRISLLVEAGDVREVHHVALLIGYGAAAVNPYLAMESVEELVRSGVVEGVTPEQAVKNLIKGLGKGVLKVMSKMGISTVHSYRGAQVFQAIGLSQKLVDKYFTATATPLGGVDLDVIAREVAARHATAYPRSGISPAHRRLDVGGEYQWRREGDPHLFDPETVFRLQHSTRNRRYDVFRDYTSRVDEQSKRLMTLRGLFEFKEGARPPVPIDEVEPISEIVKRFSTGAMSYGSISVEAHETLAIAMNQLGAKSNTGEGGEDEDRLYDPRRRSAIKQVASGRFGVTSDYLVNADDIQIKMAQGAKPGEGGQLPGSKVYPWVAKTRHATPGVGLISPPPHHDIYSIEDIAQLIHDLKNANPQARVHVKLVSEVGVGTVATGVSKAHADVVLISGHDGGTGASPLTSLKHAGGPWEIGLAETQQTLVANNLRDRIVVQTDGQLKTGRDVVVAALLGAEEYGFATAPLVVSGCVMMRVCHMDTCPVGVATQNPELRARFSGKAEFVVTFFEYIAQEVREYLAELGFRSLDEAIGAVDALDTKAAVDHWKASGLDLSPILVQPVLPGGSAAHQVKGQDHGLERALDNVLIARAEPAIERGEPVQITENVRNVNRTVGTMLGNAVTKRYGAKGLPDGTIDVTLHGSAGQSLGAFLTPGVTIRLFGDANDYVGKGLSGGRVIVRPSEDATFEAASNVIAGNVIAYGATTGEIFLRGVVGERFCVRNSGATAVVEGVGDHGCEYMTGGTVLVLGPTGRNFGAGMSGGTAYVLDLDPDLMNGPALAVADLSLSELDEEDLNIVMDLLARHHEHTDSLVAATLLADREEVRRRVTRVLPPAYARVNAVLAEARADGVDVAEPDVWTRVMEATRG; via the coding sequence ATGAACAGGACCCCGCAGGGTGTGAGCCCTTATCGGCGTTTCAGCGCAGCACCTGCCAAGCATGGTCTGTACGACCCCGCTCAGGACCGCGATGCGTGTGGTGTCGCCTTTGTCGCGACCATGCGAGGCACGCCAGGGCGCGACATCGTCGATGCCGCGCTGAAGGCGCTGGCGAACCTCGACCACCGTGGAGCGGTCGGCGCTGAGGAGAACTCCGGAGATGGGGCAGGCATCCTGACCCAGGTCCCGGACGCGTTCGTGCGCGATGTGGTCGATGCTGAACTCCCCGCTGCAGGGCACTACGCCATCGGTCTGGGCTTCCTGCCCCGAGGTGCGGCCGAAGAAGCCGAGGCGGAGCGCATCGTGGGCGAGATCGCCGTCGAGGAAGGGTTGGAGGTACTCGCCTGGCGTGATGTGCCGGTCACGCCCGGGCTCGTCGGGCAGATGGCACGCGATTGCATGCCGACGTTCCGCCAGCTCGTGGTGGCGGCGCCGGATCGTGAGTTGGCCGGCGAGTTGTTGGACCGGCGCGCCTACCGGTTGCGCAAGCGGGCTGAGCATAGCGCTGGCGTGTACTTCGCGTCGCTGTCCAGCCGCACCCTGGTGTACAAGGGCATGTTGACCACCGGTCAGCTCGAGCCGTTCTTCCCGGACCTGTCCGACCCTCGATTCGCCAGTGAGATCGGGTTGGTGCACTCCCGGTTCTCCACGAACACCTTTCCCTCCTGGCCGCTGGCTCACCCGTTCCGGATGGTCGCTCACAACGGGGAGATCAACACCGTGCGGGGCAACCGGAACTGGATGGCCGCGCGGGAGGGGACCCTGGCCTCCGAGACGCTCGGGGATATGACGCCGCTGCTGCCGATCTGCGATGAGGAACAGAGCGACTCGGCCAGCTTCGATGAGGTACTCGAGCTGCTGCACCTGGGTGGTCGCTCGCTCCCGCATGCCGTGCTCATGATGATCCCGGAGGCGTGGGAAAACCACGCGTCCATGGATGCGAAGCGGCGCGCCTTCTACGAATACAACTCCACGATCATGGAGCCGTGGGACGGTCCCGCGGCCATGTGCTTCACCGATGGTCGCTACATCGGTGCGGTTCTCGACCGCAACGGTCTTCGGCCGGGACGCTACTGGATCACTGAGGATGGTCTCGTGGTGCTGGCCAGTGAGGCCGGTGTGCTCGATATCGAACCGGCCAAGGTGGCGCGTAAGGGTCGGCTCTCGCCGGGCAAGATGTTCCTCGTCGACACCGGATCCGGTCGCGTGGTCGAAGATGCCCAGATCAAGGGCGAGCTCTCTGACGCGTACCCGTACTCGCAGTGGCTTGAGGACAACCTCGTGCGCCTGGAGGACCTGCCTGACCGGGAGCACGTGGCGCATTCACGTAACTCGGTGCTGCGCCGTCAGCAGACCTTCGGCTACACCGAGGAGGAACTGCGGATTCTGCTCCGCCCGATTGCGGCCACTGGCGCCGAGGCGCTGGGTTCGATGGGGACCGACACTCCCATCGCCGTGCTCTCCTCGCGCCCGCGCATGTTGTTCGACTACTTCATCCAGATGTTCGCCCAGGTGACGAATCCGCCACTGGACGCGATCCGGGAGGAGCTCGTCACCTCGCTCGGTGGTGCGATCGGCCCAGAGCCCAACCTGCTCCTGGACACACCCGATCACGCGCGCAAGCTCATCGTGCCGTTCCCCACGATCGACAACGACGAGCTCGCGAAGATCAAGCACATCCAGCGCACCCGTGGGCCGGGCAAGGACTTCCAGGCGGTCACGATCAGCGGTCTGTACCGCGTGGCCGGCGGCGCCGAGGCGCTCGAGGCGCGGTTGGAGGAGATCTTCGCCGAGGTGGACTCAGCGATTGAGCACGGTGCCAGCTTCATCGTGCTCTCCGACCGGGAGTCCACCTCGGAGTGGGCACCGATCCCGTCGCTGCTGTTGACGGCCGCCGTGCACCACCACACCATCCGGCAGCAGACCCGTACCCGGATCTCGTTGCTGGTGGAGGCCGGGGACGTGCGTGAGGTGCACCATGTGGCCTTGTTGATCGGGTACGGCGCCGCTGCGGTGAACCCGTATCTGGCGATGGAGAGCGTGGAGGAGCTGGTCCGCTCCGGTGTTGTCGAGGGCGTCACCCCCGAGCAGGCCGTGAAGAACCTCATCAAGGGCCTTGGCAAGGGTGTGCTGAAGGTGATGAGCAAGATGGGCATCTCCACGGTGCACTCCTACCGTGGTGCGCAGGTCTTCCAAGCCATCGGCCTATCCCAGAAGCTCGTGGACAAGTACTTCACCGCCACGGCCACCCCGCTCGGCGGCGTGGACCTGGACGTGATCGCGCGGGAGGTTGCTGCTCGGCACGCCACGGCGTACCCGCGCAGCGGGATCTCCCCGGCGCACCGTCGCCTCGACGTGGGTGGGGAGTACCAGTGGCGTCGTGAGGGTGACCCGCACCTCTTCGACCCGGAGACGGTCTTCCGGCTGCAGCACTCCACCCGCAACCGGCGTTACGACGTCTTCCGCGACTACACCTCCCGCGTGGACGAGCAGTCCAAGCGCCTGATGACGTTGCGTGGCCTCTTCGAGTTCAAGGAGGGGGCGCGCCCCCCGGTTCCGATCGACGAGGTGGAGCCGATCAGCGAGATCGTCAAGCGGTTCTCCACCGGTGCGATGAGCTACGGCTCGATCTCCGTGGAGGCCCACGAGACCCTCGCCATCGCGATGAACCAGCTCGGTGCGAAGTCGAACACCGGTGAGGGCGGCGAGGATGAGGACCGCCTGTACGACCCGCGCCGTCGCAGCGCGATCAAGCAGGTGGCGTCCGGCCGCTTCGGCGTCACGTCGGACTACCTGGTCAACGCCGATGACATCCAGATCAAGATGGCCCAGGGTGCCAAGCCCGGTGAAGGCGGCCAGCTGCCCGGCAGCAAGGTCTACCCCTGGGTGGCGAAGACGCGGCACGCGACGCCGGGAGTCGGACTCATCTCGCCGCCACCGCACCACGACATCTACTCCATCGAAGACATCGCGCAGCTCATCCACGACCTGAAGAACGCCAATCCGCAGGCACGGGTTCACGTGAAGCTGGTCTCCGAGGTGGGTGTGGGGACTGTGGCGACGGGGGTGTCCAAGGCGCACGCCGACGTCGTGCTCATCTCCGGGCACGACGGCGGGACCGGGGCGAGCCCGCTCACCTCGCTCAAGCACGCAGGTGGTCCCTGGGAGATCGGCCTCGCCGAGACTCAGCAGACCCTGGTCGCCAACAACCTGCGCGATCGGATCGTGGTGCAGACGGACGGTCAGCTCAAGACTGGCCGGGACGTGGTGGTTGCGGCGCTCCTCGGCGCCGAGGAGTACGGCTTCGCCACGGCGCCGCTGGTCGTTTCCGGCTGCGTGATGATGCGGGTCTGCCACATGGACACCTGCCCGGTCGGTGTGGCCACACAGAACCCCGAGCTCCGGGCCCGGTTCTCCGGGAAAGCTGAGTTCGTGGTGACCTTCTTCGAGTACATCGCCCAGGAGGTGCGTGAGTACCTCGCTGAGCTTGGATTCCGGTCCCTCGACGAGGCGATCGGCGCCGTCGATGCGCTGGACACCAAGGCAGCCGTGGACCATTGGAAAGCATCCGGTCTGGACCTCTCACCGATACTGGTCCAGCCTGTCCTGCCGGGGGGTTCGGCAGCCCATCAGGTCAAGGGACAGGATCACGGGCTCGAACGCGCCCTCGACAATGTGCTGATCGCACGAGCCGAGCCGGCCATCGAGCGTGGCGAGCCGGTCCAGATCACTGAGAATGTGCGTAACGTCAACCGGACGGTCGGCACCATGCTCGGCAACGCCGTCACCAAGCGGTACGGCGCCAAGGGACTACCTGACGGCACTATCGACGTCACACTGCACGGATCCGCCGGGCAGTCACTCGGCGCATTCCTCACCCCCGGCGTGACCATCCGCCTGTTCGGCGACGCGAACGACTATGTCGGAAAGGGTCTCTCGGGAGGGCGGGTGATCGTTCGCCCCAGCGAGGACGCCACCTTCGAGGCGGCCTCGAATGTGATCGCCGGCAACGTGATCGCCTACGGCGCCACCACCGGCGAGATCTTCCTGCGAGGTGTGGTCGGCGAACGGTTCTGTGTACGCAACTCCGGTGCCACGGCTGTGGTTGAAGGCGTGGGTGACCACGGCTGCGAGTACATGACGGGCGGCACCGTGCTGGTGCTCGGTCCGACCGGTCGAAACTTCGGTGCCGGGATGTCCGGCGGCACCGCATACGTACTCGATCTGGACCCGGACCTGATGAACGGTCCGGCGCTGGCTGTCGCAGACCTGTCCCTGTCCGAACTGGACGAGGAGGACCTGAACATCGTGATGGACCTCCTTGCCCGGCACCACGAGCACACTGACTCTCTGGTTGCGGCGACTCTGCTGGCCGATCGCGAGGAGGTGCGCCGCCGCGTCACGCGCGTGCTACCGCCGGCCTACGCTCGTGTGAACGCTGTGCTGGCCGAAGCCCGCGCCGACGGCGTGGATGTGGCCGAACCTGACGTATGGACTCGAGTGATGGAGGCGACCCGTGGCTGA
- a CDS encoding glutamate synthase subunit beta yields the protein MADPKGFLKVRERELPTRRPVPVRIMDWNEVYEKREGDAAALKRQAGRCMDCGIPFCHNGCPLGNLIPEWNDLTRTGRWDEAIERLHATNNFPDFTGRLCPAPCETSCVLGINQPAVTIKNIELSIIDEAFERGLVTPQVPDRLTGHTVAVIGSGPAGLAAAQQLTRAGHTVAVYERDDRIGGLLRYGIPEFKMEKRHLDARLEQMEAEGTRFRPGVDIGGEGQLTGTDLLERYDAVVLAMGATVRRDLPVPGRELAGIHQAMEYLPQGNRAALGEEVPGQITAEGKDVVVIGGGDTGADCLGTALRQGAKNVIQLEIMPRPTEDRPAAQPWPTYPMIYRVSSAHEEGGERVYATSTVEFIGDENGAVKELRVVEVDMSSGRPEPVEGTERVIPAQLVLLAMGFTSVQTEGLVDQLGLDVDQRGRVERNGDFRTSHDQVFVAGDAGRGQSLIVWAIAEGRSAAAAVDTYLRGQTELPAPIEPTTMQVTV from the coding sequence GTGGCTGATCCCAAGGGATTCCTGAAGGTCCGGGAGCGGGAACTGCCGACGAGGCGTCCCGTGCCTGTGCGGATCATGGACTGGAACGAGGTTTACGAAAAGCGTGAGGGTGATGCCGCAGCCCTGAAGCGTCAAGCCGGTCGTTGCATGGACTGTGGTATCCCGTTCTGCCACAACGGCTGCCCGCTCGGAAACCTGATTCCCGAATGGAACGATCTCACTCGTACCGGTCGGTGGGATGAGGCGATCGAGCGCCTGCACGCCACGAACAACTTCCCGGATTTCACCGGGCGGCTGTGCCCGGCGCCGTGCGAGACGTCCTGCGTGCTGGGGATCAACCAGCCGGCCGTCACGATCAAGAACATCGAGCTCTCGATCATCGATGAGGCGTTCGAGCGCGGTCTGGTGACTCCGCAGGTACCCGATCGGCTCACCGGCCATACGGTGGCCGTGATCGGATCCGGGCCAGCCGGCCTGGCAGCCGCCCAGCAGCTCACCCGGGCAGGACACACGGTGGCGGTGTACGAGCGGGATGACAGGATCGGCGGCCTGCTGCGCTACGGCATTCCCGAGTTCAAGATGGAGAAGCGTCACCTGGACGCCCGTCTGGAGCAGATGGAGGCCGAGGGGACCCGGTTCCGCCCCGGCGTGGATATCGGTGGCGAGGGCCAGCTCACCGGTACCGACCTGCTCGAGCGGTACGACGCCGTCGTGCTCGCCATGGGAGCCACGGTGCGCCGTGATCTCCCCGTACCGGGCCGCGAACTCGCTGGGATCCACCAGGCGATGGAGTATCTGCCGCAGGGCAACCGCGCAGCACTCGGCGAGGAAGTACCCGGGCAGATCACCGCGGAGGGTAAGGACGTCGTGGTGATCGGCGGCGGGGACACCGGGGCGGACTGCTTGGGGACCGCACTTCGTCAAGGTGCGAAGAACGTGATCCAGCTGGAGATCATGCCCCGGCCCACGGAGGATCGCCCGGCCGCACAGCCATGGCCCACCTACCCGATGATCTACCGGGTCTCCTCGGCGCACGAGGAGGGTGGCGAGCGGGTGTACGCCACGTCCACCGTGGAGTTCATCGGTGACGAGAACGGCGCCGTCAAGGAACTGCGGGTGGTCGAGGTCGACATGTCTTCCGGACGGCCGGAGCCAGTGGAGGGCACCGAACGGGTCATTCCGGCCCAGTTGGTGCTGCTCGCGATGGGCTTCACCAGCGTGCAGACCGAGGGCCTCGTGGACCAACTCGGGCTTGATGTGGACCAGCGCGGACGTGTGGAGCGCAACGGCGACTTCCGGACGTCCCACGATCAGGTCTTCGTGGCCGGTGATGCGGGCCGCGGACAGTCGCTGATCGTGTGGGCGATCGCGGAGGGGCGATCCGCGGCTGCGGCTGTGGACACCTATCTGCGTGGCCAGACCGAGCTACCCGCTCCGATCGAGCCGACCACGATGCAGGTCACCGTCTAG
- the trpA gene encoding tryptophan synthase subunit alpha: protein MTDVMGSRTAAVIDAARREGRAALVVYLPVGYPDVDGSIAAARAAVEAGADIVELGLPYSDPGMDGPVIQEAVQAALDGGTRTADVLRAVREVSATGAPTLVMTYFNPVHRYGVDAFADALAEAGGAGLITPDLIPDEAAAWIAAADRTGLDKVFLVAPSSTTERLHMTAAASRGFVYAASTMGVTGARAAVGERAEELVRATRAAGAERVCVGLGVSTAAQAQQVAGYADGVIVGSALVRTLQRPDGDREAALADLRELTADLAAGVRAGARSELVEDVR, encoded by the coding sequence ATGACCGACGTGATGGGTTCGAGGACGGCGGCGGTGATTGACGCCGCGCGTCGCGAGGGTCGTGCGGCACTTGTGGTGTACTTGCCGGTCGGCTATCCGGATGTGGACGGCTCCATCGCCGCGGCCCGTGCCGCCGTAGAGGCCGGGGCAGACATCGTCGAACTCGGGCTGCCCTATTCCGATCCCGGGATGGATGGACCGGTGATCCAGGAGGCCGTTCAGGCCGCGCTGGATGGCGGCACCCGCACGGCCGACGTGTTGCGGGCCGTGCGGGAGGTCTCCGCCACGGGCGCACCGACTCTGGTGATGACCTACTTCAACCCTGTGCACCGCTACGGCGTGGACGCTTTCGCCGATGCGCTGGCCGAGGCCGGGGGAGCGGGGTTGATCACTCCGGACCTGATTCCGGACGAAGCCGCTGCATGGATTGCGGCCGCCGACCGTACTGGGCTCGACAAGGTGTTCCTTGTGGCGCCGAGTTCGACGACCGAGCGTTTGCACATGACGGCGGCGGCGTCCCGCGGCTTCGTCTACGCCGCCTCCACCATGGGTGTGACCGGTGCTCGTGCCGCCGTGGGGGAGCGGGCCGAAGAACTGGTCCGGGCCACCCGCGCCGCCGGAGCCGAACGTGTGTGCGTGGGCCTGGGCGTTTCCACAGCTGCTCAGGCACAGCAGGTGGCCGGCTATGCCGATGGGGTGATCGTGGGATCGGCGCTGGTACGGACGTTGCAACGCCCAGATGGGGACCGCGAGGCCGCATTGGCGGACCTGCGCGAGCTCACCGCGGATCTGGCGGCCGGTGTGCGCGCCGGTGCCCGGTCCGAGCTCGTTGAGGACGTGCGATGA
- a CDS encoding 5' nucleotidase, NT5C type, with the protein MGKPMVVGVDIDDVLYDWSGRAHALCVAAGIAGDRTRITTWTPYEEYGCPADSWHAVIHRGVHEGTLYSADPLPGAVAALRALVEAGHHVQLITARGCGELADLVQEQTRAWVARHDLAHHGLTFSMDKTVLRTDIFVDDNADNVAHVCAAGTRGYLMNRPWNAHVEHRDRVHHMEEFVTAVLSEGQR; encoded by the coding sequence GTGGGAAAGCCGATGGTCGTGGGTGTGGACATCGATGACGTCCTCTACGACTGGTCGGGCCGCGCGCACGCACTCTGTGTGGCCGCCGGGATCGCCGGTGACCGCACCAGGATCACCACATGGACCCCGTACGAGGAATACGGCTGCCCGGCCGACTCGTGGCACGCCGTCATCCATCGGGGGGTGCACGAGGGGACCCTCTACTCTGCCGATCCGCTCCCTGGCGCGGTCGCGGCGCTCCGCGCCCTCGTCGAGGCGGGACATCACGTGCAACTGATCACCGCTCGCGGCTGTGGCGAACTCGCCGACCTGGTGCAGGAGCAGACCCGCGCCTGGGTGGCCAGGCATGACCTGGCACATCATGGCCTGACGTTCTCGATGGACAAGACCGTGCTCCGCACGGACATCTTCGTCGACGACAACGCCGACAACGTGGCGCACGTGTGCGCCGCAGGAACCCGTGGCTACCTGATGAACCGGCCCTGGAACGCCCACGTCGAGCACCGCGATCGCGTTCACCACATGGAAGAGTTCGTGACGGCAGTCCTCTCCGAAGGGCAGAGATGA
- the lgt gene encoding prolipoprotein diacylglyceryl transferase, translating to MSTGVATAVAGVARDATVAAAGIPSPAQGTWYLGPLPIRAYALAILAGIFVAAWISVRRYRARGGPEGAILDAIFLAVPLGIIGARIYHVFSSPAAYFGPDGNPWNAFAIWNGGLGIWGAIPAGALGAWIALRRNGLRLSTVADAMAPGILVAQAIGRLGNYFNQELFGAPTTLPWGLQIDASTLAAQGMDYPAGTLFHPTFGYELVWNLVMAALLVWVDRKFRLGHGRVFWLYVFVYTLGRVWIEMLRIDEAEMVLGLRLNVWTSILVGVVALVIFVVLSRRYPERESSPWLPGREPADESGADAGDDDDVPAENTGAAAESAAEHGGATAGSDDAGDAPPPSAIGSPGETGSPDVGKDDGPR from the coding sequence ATGAGCACCGGGGTGGCCACCGCAGTGGCCGGGGTGGCCCGCGATGCCACGGTGGCTGCGGCAGGTATACCGAGTCCGGCTCAGGGCACGTGGTATCTGGGTCCGCTGCCGATCCGCGCCTACGCGTTGGCGATCCTTGCCGGAATCTTCGTGGCTGCGTGGATCTCGGTGCGCCGCTACCGAGCCCGGGGTGGACCGGAGGGTGCCATCCTCGATGCGATCTTCCTTGCTGTGCCCCTGGGCATCATCGGAGCGCGGATCTACCACGTGTTCTCCTCGCCGGCTGCGTACTTCGGTCCTGACGGGAATCCGTGGAACGCGTTCGCGATCTGGAACGGTGGGTTGGGCATTTGGGGTGCGATCCCAGCCGGTGCACTGGGTGCGTGGATTGCGCTGCGCCGCAACGGCCTGCGACTGTCCACGGTGGCGGACGCGATGGCCCCTGGCATTCTCGTGGCGCAGGCAATCGGGCGGCTGGGGAACTACTTCAACCAGGAGCTCTTCGGGGCTCCGACCACGCTTCCCTGGGGCCTGCAGATCGATGCCTCGACGCTGGCGGCACAGGGGATGGACTATCCGGCCGGCACGTTGTTCCATCCCACCTTCGGATATGAGCTGGTCTGGAACCTGGTGATGGCGGCCCTGCTTGTCTGGGTGGACCGGAAGTTCCGGCTCGGTCATGGCCGAGTGTTCTGGCTTTACGTGTTCGTGTACACACTCGGGCGTGTCTGGATCGAGATGTTGCGGATCGATGAGGCGGAGATGGTGCTCGGCCTCCGCCTGAACGTGTGGACGTCGATCCTGGTCGGGGTGGTGGCACTGGTGATCTTCGTGGTCCTCTCGCGCCGGTACCCCGAACGGGAGTCTTCGCCGTGGCTGCCCGGACGTGAGCCCGCTGATGAGTCAGGTGCGGACGCCGGAGATGATGACGACGTGCCGGCCGAGAATACGGGCGCCGCGGCCGAAAGTGCGGCCGAACATGGAGGGGCCACGGCCGGGAGCGACGATGCGGGCGACGCACCGCCACCCTCCGCGATCGGTTCGCCAGGTGAGACTGGGTCGCCGGATGTGGGCAAGGACGACGGCCCGCGCTAG
- the pyk gene encoding pyruvate kinase, with protein MRRAKIVCTLGPATESPEMVQALVDAGMDVARINRSHGDADAHAAVIKRVREAAEASGRAVAVLVDLQGPKIRLGRFTDGKHYLAEGDTFTITTEDVPGTKELVSTTFKGLPGDVNPGDAILIDDGRVTVRVTSVDGPRVVTRVEVPGPVSNNKGLNLPGVAVNVPALSEKDADDLRWALKQDADFIALSFVRSAADYDDVAAIMSEEGRTVPVIAKIEKPQAVENLPEIVDAFDGIMVARGDLGVELPLEQVPMVQKRATELGLRNAKPVIVATQVLESMISSPRPTRAEASDCANAVLDGADAVMLSGETSVGEFPIDCVRTMARIIENTEEHGLDRIAKLRATPHTRGGVITKAAAQIGETLGVKYLACFTQSGDSARRMSRLRSAIPLLAFTPVPVVRNQLALSWGVQTFTVPQVQHTDDMINQVDVVLKDADQVHEGDNLVVVAGMPPGVSGSTNSIRVHTVGEELGG; from the coding sequence ATGCGTAGAGCCAAGATTGTGTGCACGTTGGGACCGGCGACGGAGTCCCCTGAGATGGTCCAGGCGCTCGTCGACGCCGGGATGGACGTGGCGCGGATCAACCGCAGCCACGGAGATGCGGATGCCCACGCCGCCGTCATCAAGCGAGTGCGGGAGGCGGCGGAGGCCTCCGGCCGCGCTGTGGCCGTGCTCGTCGATCTGCAGGGGCCGAAGATCAGGCTGGGCCGGTTCACCGACGGTAAGCACTATCTGGCCGAGGGGGACACATTCACGATCACCACCGAAGACGTCCCAGGCACGAAGGAACTCGTCTCGACGACGTTCAAGGGCCTTCCCGGTGACGTCAACCCGGGCGACGCGATCCTGATCGATGACGGTCGTGTCACCGTGCGGGTGACCTCCGTGGACGGACCGCGGGTCGTCACCCGGGTCGAAGTCCCCGGACCGGTCTCCAACAACAAGGGACTGAACCTGCCCGGGGTGGCCGTCAATGTGCCGGCGCTCTCGGAGAAGGACGCCGACGATCTGCGATGGGCACTCAAGCAGGATGCGGATTTCATCGCACTCTCCTTCGTGCGCTCGGCCGCGGACTATGACGACGTCGCCGCCATCATGTCCGAGGAGGGACGCACCGTCCCGGTGATCGCAAAGATCGAGAAGCCGCAGGCGGTGGAGAACCTGCCGGAGATCGTGGACGCCTTCGACGGCATCATGGTGGCGCGCGGCGACCTCGGCGTGGAGCTACCGCTCGAGCAGGTCCCCATGGTGCAGAAGCGCGCCACTGAGCTCGGCCTGCGCAACGCCAAGCCCGTGATCGTGGCCACCCAGGTGCTGGAGTCGATGATCAGCTCGCCCCGGCCCACCCGGGCGGAGGCGTCCGACTGCGCCAACGCCGTGCTGGACGGAGCCGACGCCGTGATGCTCTCCGGCGAGACCAGCGTGGGGGAGTTCCCGATCGACTGCGTCCGGACCATGGCGCGGATCATCGAAAACACCGAGGAACATGGTCTTGACCGCATCGCCAAGCTGCGCGCGACTCCACACACGCGTGGCGGCGTGATCACCAAGGCTGCTGCGCAGATCGGTGAGACCCTCGGCGTCAAGTACCTGGCGTGCTTCACTCAGTCCGGTGACTCGGCTCGGCGGATGTCGCGCCTGCGCTCGGCGATCCCGCTGCTCGCCTTCACCCCCGTGCCGGTGGTGCGCAATCAACTGGCGCTGAGCTGGGGCGTGCAGACGTTCACAGTGCCGCAGGTGCAGCACACAGACGACATGATCAACCAGGTTGACGTGGTGCTCAAGGATGCCGACCAGGTGCACGAGGGTGACAACCTCGTTGTCGTGGCGGGTATGCCTCCGGGCGTCTCCGGCAGCACGAACTCCATCCGTGTGCACACCGTGGGTGAGGAGTTGGGCGGCTGA